One genomic region from Gemmatimonadales bacterium encodes:
- a CDS encoding TonB-dependent receptor: MPLLRPIRASARLLLGLALPVLSSQLHAQAQATTGVIRGVVSDSSSGAPLAGAVVRLRNVETNAERVLTTNELGVFAGTLLRVGTYDVSARALGFKPSERNGVGVRLGETVDLPLSLAPQAVQLQELTTVAESPPVDVTKSEGSTRLDAAAVEGLPNNGRNIFNYTTLTPNVGVVQGPDGDEISIGGQRGIHNNVSVDGADFNNPFFGEQRGGQRPAFTFNLDAVQDFVVVADGANAEFGRSSGGFINVITKSGTNQFHGSAHYFGKYDGLSADFNHTFPSGATSGFQPDFRQHQFGGTIGGPLVRDRAFFFLAYDQQVYDETKQRTRQAQIDPLLLAFVDTAFGGALNGDFGPIARTNDGNALLAKLDFRLSQKHTASLKYNFTYSRQQNGTFDVDSWARSANALEKDYSHAVNGSLTSNFSSSLSNEFRFQWAREARPRPYDGPVNPATGRPFPDTDIDFVGQYRLGMPFFIPVADHDVRFQALDNVSLVKGNHLFKLGGEWNRTATTQTFVGFGNGRMAFGSVQGFLNYVANGNGYVECVDTLTNAPASTQTTGTCPAGQRIQGPVVLYLQQAGVPPLTLEESGTQTIIQHDLALFLQDSWKPQTKLTVNYGLRWEAQIEPGLITPKADLFYAPFIGKTVTTSAGDFAFPGAGTIPSDYSMFQPRLGIAYDVSGDGKQVIRANAGLYYARIPGLNLASSRSTDGSRGQTIFRSSELIPVLGAPPNYGELLSTPAGPFDPDVFVFDKDFENPRTFSATVAFEREVAHGLAAAISYTHTRADHLTRFFNANDAVFGLPWRTGLGAGGINGIGNLTVIQSTAKSRYNGFTAELRRTLDPHLQFQVNYTLSFDKSDDDNERDPFTFRYARADSLQAEYNWSDRDQRHRFNAWLLAVLPGDIYLNNRVSAYSAQPTSEKCGTTGATLNQGTGVPVSSLAQTGQAERICPDGHIIRRNTIRRDNAFFSWDIRASKPINLGPQGTFEAIFEVFNVTNSDNFLAPTGSSVYLNFDGTLRSGLGAPRQFQVGGRWLF; encoded by the coding sequence CACGCCCAGGCCCAGGCCACCACCGGCGTCATCCGCGGCGTCGTAAGCGACTCCTCCTCGGGCGCGCCGCTGGCCGGCGCCGTCGTGAGACTGCGAAACGTGGAGACCAACGCCGAGCGAGTGCTGACCACCAACGAACTGGGAGTGTTCGCGGGAACCCTGCTCCGGGTAGGGACCTACGACGTCTCGGCGCGCGCGCTCGGCTTCAAGCCATCGGAGCGAAACGGGGTGGGGGTCCGGCTGGGTGAGACGGTCGACCTGCCACTCTCGCTGGCCCCTCAAGCGGTGCAGCTGCAGGAGCTCACGACTGTCGCCGAGTCCCCGCCGGTGGATGTGACCAAATCGGAGGGATCGACCCGCCTCGATGCGGCGGCGGTCGAGGGCCTTCCCAACAATGGCCGCAACATCTTCAACTACACCACTCTGACGCCCAACGTGGGAGTCGTGCAGGGCCCGGACGGCGACGAGATCAGCATCGGGGGGCAGAGAGGCATTCACAACAACGTCTCGGTGGACGGGGCCGACTTCAACAACCCCTTCTTCGGCGAACAGCGCGGCGGCCAGCGGCCGGCGTTCACGTTCAACCTGGATGCCGTGCAGGACTTCGTGGTCGTGGCCGATGGCGCGAATGCGGAGTTCGGCCGGTCGAGCGGTGGGTTCATCAACGTCATCACGAAGTCGGGAACCAACCAATTCCACGGCTCCGCGCACTACTTCGGAAAATATGACGGCCTCTCTGCCGACTTCAACCATACCTTCCCGAGCGGGGCCACCAGTGGTTTCCAGCCCGATTTCCGGCAGCATCAGTTCGGCGGAACCATCGGAGGGCCGCTGGTCCGCGACAGGGCGTTCTTCTTCCTGGCGTACGACCAGCAGGTCTACGATGAGACCAAGCAGAGGACCCGGCAGGCACAGATCGACCCGCTGTTGCTCGCGTTCGTGGATACGGCGTTCGGCGGCGCGCTGAATGGAGACTTCGGCCCGATCGCGCGTACCAATGACGGCAACGCCCTCCTCGCCAAGCTCGACTTCCGGCTGAGCCAGAAGCACACCGCCTCGCTCAAGTACAATTTCACGTACTCGAGGCAGCAGAACGGGACGTTCGACGTCGACTCCTGGGCCCGGAGTGCCAATGCCCTGGAGAAGGACTACTCCCACGCGGTGAACGGAAGCCTCACGTCAAACTTCTCTTCCTCGCTCTCCAACGAATTCCGGTTCCAGTGGGCCCGCGAGGCCCGGCCGCGCCCGTACGACGGACCGGTCAACCCGGCAACCGGCCGCCCCTTCCCGGACACCGACATCGATTTCGTCGGTCAGTACCGCCTCGGCATGCCGTTCTTCATCCCGGTGGCGGACCACGACGTGCGCTTCCAGGCGCTGGACAATGTCTCGCTGGTGAAGGGGAATCACCTCTTCAAGCTGGGTGGTGAGTGGAACCGGACCGCGACGACCCAGACCTTCGTCGGATTCGGAAACGGGCGCATGGCCTTCGGATCGGTGCAGGGGTTCCTCAACTACGTGGCCAACGGGAACGGGTACGTAGAGTGCGTAGACACTCTCACCAACGCTCCGGCTTCCACCCAGACCACCGGCACCTGCCCGGCCGGCCAGCGCATCCAGGGACCCGTGGTGCTGTATCTCCAGCAGGCCGGCGTCCCGCCGCTCACGCTCGAGGAGTCCGGTACCCAAACGATCATCCAGCACGACCTCGCGCTCTTCCTGCAGGACAGCTGGAAGCCGCAGACGAAGCTGACCGTCAACTACGGTCTCCGGTGGGAAGCCCAGATCGAGCCCGGCCTGATCACGCCGAAGGCCGACCTGTTCTACGCGCCCTTCATCGGCAAGACGGTGACGACTTCGGCCGGCGACTTCGCCTTTCCTGGCGCCGGCACGATTCCGTCCGACTACAGCATGTTCCAGCCGCGACTCGGCATCGCGTACGACGTTAGTGGCGACGGCAAGCAGGTCATCCGTGCCAACGCCGGCCTGTACTACGCCAGAATTCCGGGGCTCAACCTGGCCAGCAGCCGAAGCACCGACGGTTCCCGGGGTCAGACGATCTTCCGAAGCAGCGAACTCATCCCTGTCCTCGGCGCGCCGCCGAACTACGGTGAGCTGCTGTCCACACCAGCCGGACCGTTCGATCCCGACGTGTTCGTCTTCGACAAGGACTTCGAGAACCCCCGCACGTTCAGCGCCACGGTGGCGTTCGAGCGCGAGGTGGCTCACGGACTGGCGGCAGCGATCAGCTACACCCATACGCGGGCCGATCATCTCACCCGGTTCTTCAACGCCAATGACGCCGTGTTCGGGCTGCCGTGGCGGACCGGGCTCGGGGCCGGGGGAATCAACGGTATCGGCAACCTGACCGTCATCCAGAGCACCGCGAAGTCGCGGTACAACGGCTTCACCGCAGAGCTCCGTCGGACGCTCGACCCGCATCTCCAGTTCCAGGTCAACTACACGCTTTCGTTCGACAAGTCGGACGATGACAACGAACGCGATCCGTTCACGTTCCGCTATGCCCGGGCCGACTCGCTCCAGGCGGAATACAACTGGAGCGACCGCGACCAGCGCCACCGCTTCAATGCCTGGCTGCTCGCCGTGCTGCCCGGCGACATCTATCTCAACAACCGGGTCAGCGCCTACTCGGCGCAGCCCACCTCCGAGAAGTGCGGCACCACCGGCGCCACCCTCAACCAGGGCACCGGCGTCCCCGTGTCCTCCCTGGCGCAGACGGGGCAAGCCGAGCGGATCTGCCCCGACGGCCACATCATCAGGCGGAACACGATCCGCCGGGACAACGCCTTCTTCTCGTGGGATATCCGGGCGTCAAAGCCGATCAATCTCGGTCCGCAGGGCACGTTCGAGGCAATTTTCGAGGTCTTCAACGTGACCAACAGCGACAACTTCCTGGCCCCGACGGGTTCGAGCGTGTATCTCAACTTCGACGGCACCCTGCGCAGCGGTCTGGGGGCGCCGCGGCAGTTCCAAGTGGGCGGTCGCTGGCTCTTCTGA
- a CDS encoding porin family protein: protein MGSRARLGTAVWLLAAPLGVAVAQAPRATVGAELGYSRSDLKGADATGIQARQGALTGVYLEAPVVGRLSLRPELLFALKGGRASTALQAGGTALLDIELAYIEMPILLKVTPVRRRVRPVIFAGPAPALQIGCDLQVILPTQTLSRTCDEASLGVRELDLGLVAGAGLEIRWPQSALALEARYTSGVRSILDAGEVHNRAFGLVLGLTF from the coding sequence ATGGGATCACGCGCGAGGCTGGGGACCGCGGTCTGGCTGCTGGCCGCCCCGCTCGGGGTGGCCGTCGCGCAGGCACCGCGGGCGACGGTGGGGGCCGAGCTGGGCTACTCGCGGAGCGATCTCAAGGGGGCGGACGCGACCGGGATCCAGGCCCGCCAGGGGGCGCTGACCGGGGTGTATCTGGAGGCGCCGGTGGTGGGGCGGCTGAGCCTCAGGCCGGAACTGCTGTTTGCGCTCAAAGGGGGCCGGGCCAGCACCGCGCTCCAGGCCGGCGGCACCGCCCTCCTCGACATCGAGCTGGCCTACATCGAGATGCCGATCCTGCTCAAGGTGACGCCGGTCCGGCGGCGGGTTCGCCCGGTGATCTTCGCCGGCCCCGCGCCCGCCCTGCAGATCGGCTGCGACCTGCAGGTAATCCTGCCCACCCAGACACTGAGCCGGACCTGCGATGAGGCCAGCCTGGGAGTCCGCGAGCTGGACCTGGGCCTGGTGGCCGGGGCCGGCCTCGAGATCCGCTGGCCCCAGTCCGCACTCGCGCTGGAGGCCCGCTATACCTCGGGGGTCCGCTCCATCCTCGACGCCGGGGAGGTCCACAACCGAGCCTTCGGACTGGTGCTCGGCCTCACTTTCTGA
- a CDS encoding ATP-binding cassette domain-containing protein, whose amino-acid sequence MTFLALDQVSKHFGGVPAVDDVSFAVDRGQVVGFLGPNGAGKSTTMRMITQFLEPDTGSIRMDGTPLAEAGREAKRRIGYLAENNPLYGEMLVSEYLDFVGRLRELGAERRSATEEAVTATGIESVFHRPIGELSKGFRQRVGLAAAILHRPDLLVLDEPTEGLDPNQRVEIRRLIGKLGQERTVLLSTHILPEVQFTCSRLLIINRGRIVADGPVDDLLARAKGGARIAVEASGTRVAERLQRLEGVQTVEQREAEDGRVRLTLTTAGAEDLRPRVFELAKADGWTLFELHQEAGNLEDLFRQLTTDREPV is encoded by the coding sequence ATGACCTTCCTGGCACTGGACCAAGTCTCCAAGCACTTCGGCGGTGTGCCCGCCGTCGATGACGTTTCCTTCGCGGTGGATCGTGGGCAGGTGGTCGGCTTCCTGGGCCCCAATGGCGCCGGGAAGTCGACCACCATGCGCATGATCACCCAGTTTCTCGAGCCCGACACCGGGTCGATCCGGATGGATGGCACCCCACTGGCCGAGGCCGGGCGGGAAGCCAAGCGCCGGATCGGCTACCTCGCCGAGAACAACCCGCTCTACGGCGAGATGCTGGTCTCGGAGTATCTGGACTTCGTGGGGCGGCTCCGCGAGCTCGGCGCCGAGCGCCGCAGCGCCACCGAAGAGGCGGTCACGGCCACTGGCATCGAATCGGTCTTCCACCGTCCGATCGGCGAGCTGTCGAAGGGATTTCGCCAGCGGGTCGGGCTGGCCGCCGCCATCCTCCACCGGCCCGATCTCCTGGTGCTCGACGAGCCCACGGAGGGCCTCGACCCCAACCAGCGGGTGGAAATCCGGCGGCTGATCGGGAAGCTGGGACAGGAGCGGACCGTGCTCCTCTCCACCCACATCCTGCCGGAGGTGCAGTTCACCTGTTCCCGGCTGCTGATCATCAACCGGGGGCGTATCGTGGCGGACGGGCCGGTGGATGACCTGCTGGCGCGGGCCAAGGGCGGTGCCCGGATCGCCGTGGAGGCCAGCGGCACCCGGGTGGCCGAGCGGCTCCAGCGGCTGGAGGGCGTGCAGACGGTGGAGCAGCGGGAAGCCGAGGATGGACGAGTTCGGCTCACCCTGACCACGGCGGGCGCCGAGGATCTTCGGCCCCGGGTGTTCGAGCTGGCCAAGGCCGACGGATGGACCCTGTTCGAGCTGCACCAGGAGGCCGGCAACCTGGAGGATC